Proteins found in one Leguminivora glycinivorella isolate SPB_JAAS2020 chromosome 4, LegGlyc_1.1, whole genome shotgun sequence genomic segment:
- the LOC125225085 gene encoding uncharacterized protein LOC125225085 isoform X2, translating into MFSIRRLVPYHKNFQRSFRRYYSECSDKGSNKGGKDSSQSSSSVFSWYDARKYSHQLPGQDVRPPFDIPTMPSGVFRCTDGEIIGPQAGKCAYYRNPEYYCFHHMSFFDLHMVLGPSRKPQLNTGRKPTII; encoded by the exons ATGTTTTCTATCCGTAGACTGGTCCCATACCACAAAAATTTCCAGCGTTCTTTCAGGCGTTACTACAGTGAATGTTCAGACAAAGGATCGAATAAAGGAGGAAAAGACTCGAGCCAATCTAGTTCATCTGTCTTTTCTTGGTATGAT GCGAGAAAGTACAGTCACCAGCTGCCTGGCCAGGACGTGAGACCTCCCTTCGATATTCCTACAATGCCGAGTGGCGTGTTCCGATGCACTGACGGCGAG ATAATCGGGCCACAAGCTGGTAAGTGCGCATACTACCGCAATCCAGAATACTACTGTTTCCATCATATGTCATTTTTCGACTTGCATATGGTTTTGGGACCAAGCAGGAAACCTCAACTTAATACTGGTAGAAAACCAACAATCATTTAA
- the LOC125225085 gene encoding uncharacterized protein LOC125225085 isoform X1 has translation MKSRTYKYYLHVKMPSYALKTCSSVKNRFLQIKRHCSHECNDASSSDSSSSSGSGCPEGHSMYDARKYSHQLPGQDVRPPFDIPTMPSGVFRCTDGEIIGPQAGKCAYYRNPEYYCFHHMSFFDLHMVLGPSRKPQLNTGRKPTII, from the exons atgAAATCCAGGACCTATAAATATTACCTACACGTAAAAATGCCTTCATATGCATTAAAAACCTGTTCGAGTGTCAAAAATCGCTTCCTGCAAATCAAGCGGCATTGCAGCCATGAATGCAATGATGCAAGTAGTAGTGACTCGTCTAGTAGTTCAGGGTCTGGATGCCCAGAGGGACATTCAATGTATGAT GCGAGAAAGTACAGTCACCAGCTGCCTGGCCAGGACGTGAGACCTCCCTTCGATATTCCTACAATGCCGAGTGGCGTGTTCCGATGCACTGACGGCGAG ATAATCGGGCCACAAGCTGGTAAGTGCGCATACTACCGCAATCCAGAATACTACTGTTTCCATCATATGTCATTTTTCGACTTGCATATGGTTTTGGGACCAAGCAGGAAACCTCAACTTAATACTGGTAGAAAACCAACAATCATTTAA
- the LOC125225676 gene encoding uncharacterized protein LOC125225676 gives MCSPCGPMVCYKYEDCGPAKGKGQEGQASRAEEGGAQKKDEKENQLKRTKSRELRGGIMYYSCHCIKRNGLQHDCRRTGCGGEPACLVLPDPVCAPSQLARARGLADPAPFAAHYAAVGGASSDGQAAGGSQSGGKRFIVCELKGVVPQDAAGSRCEKGCCSGAGGGGASAPAGGAPAGLPVLVMKLC, from the exons AT GTGTTCCCCGTGTGGTCCCATGGTATGCTACAAATATGAAGATTGCGGTCCCgca AAAGGCAAAGGCCAAGAAGGTCAAGCTTCGCGTGCGGAGGAAGGCGGCGCACAAAAAAAGGACGAAAAAGAAAACCAACTCAAAAGAACGAAAAGCCGTGAATTGCGCGGAGGCATAATGTATTACAGTTGTCATTGTATAAAGCGCAATGGGCTGCAGCACGATTGCCGTCGCACGGGCTGTGGCGGCGAACCTGCGTGCTTAGTGTTGCCTGATCCTGTGTGTGCTCCTAGTCAGCTGGCTCGCGCCCGCGGGCTCGCAGACCCAGCGCCGTTCGCCGCCCACTACGCCGCGGTCGGCGGGGCCAGCTCGGATGGACAAGCGGCAGGCGGTTCCCAGTCTGGCGGCAAAAGATTTATTGTTTGCGAACTCAAAGGAGTCGTCCCGCAAGACGCCGCCGGGAGCAGATGTGAAAAAGGCT GTTGTTCCGGggcaggcggcggcggcgcgtcgGCACCCGCGGGCGGGGCGCCGGCAGGACTTCCAGTCTTGGTCATGAAGCTGTGCTGA